In Silene latifolia isolate original U9 population chromosome 3, ASM4854445v1, whole genome shotgun sequence, a single window of DNA contains:
- the LOC141646848 gene encoding pentatricopeptide repeat-containing protein At1g71460, chloroplastic, with protein MAILTATISSSSRPPPYPSFPAKSKPKINPNNFSTAKNPNKTQQSSINFNPKTPKKYPKKDENQNYPWSIPLHKKHPHAIYKDIQKFAQKNKIKEALTILDYLEKLGIPVNVTTFSNLIGACIRSKSLFFAKQIHAHIRINGLENNEFIKLKIVQMYASCGSLDDAKRLVFNDGDEKCESVYAWNGLLRGNVVSGLRKFRELLELYGRMREIGVEMNEYSYSCMIKGFGGSKAFKLGLKIHGLLIKNGFIGSEILKTSLIDMYFKCRKIKLARMMFDEMSERDVVVWGAMVAGFAHNGMPGEAIYFVRWMIQEGIVPNSVVLTTLLPVIGEFGALKLGKEVHGFVFKIRSYLDHPFVKSGLIDMYCKCGDMNSGRKVFYTSRDRTTVSWTALISGYVCNGRLDQALRSIIWMQQEGFRPDVVSVATVLPVCAELRALREGKEIHGYLVKNGFLPNVSLITSLIVMYSKCGVLQYSRRLFDKMEFRNVISWTAFITCCIQTGYSYEALEVFRSMQLATHRADHVTISSVLGICCEFQLLKLGKEIHGQILKKGIERVPYIVAGLMKFYGRCGLIEKAKSLFDLCTNKGSMTRTAMICAYGYNNYFTEALAVFDQLVDDGVTPHINTIDEVLTVCDQAGFADEACRIAHLVTERYKMSVSNDHYCLIAGILSRSGRVEEAERYMQWSSRLESLTGDNP; from the coding sequence ATGGCAATATTGACAGCAACAATCTCTTCATCGTCACGACCTCCACCATACCCATCTTTTCCCGCCAAATCCAAACCTAAAATCAATCCCAATAATTTCTCAACGGCTAAAAATCCCAATAAAACCCAACAATCTTCAATCAATTTCAACcctaaaaccccaaaaaaataCCCAAAAAAAGATGAAAATCAAAACTATCCATGGTCAATTCCACTACACAAAAAACACCCACATGCAATTTACAAAGACATTCAAAAATTTGcccaaaaaaacaaaattaaagaaGCTTTAACAATTTTAGATTACTTAGAAAAATTAGGTATTCCTGTAAATGTCACAACTTTTTCTAATTTAATTGGTGCTTGTATTAGGTCAAAATCATTATTTTTTGCTAAACAAATTCATGCTCATATTAGAATTAATGGGTTAGAAAATAATGAATTTATTAAACTTAAGATTGTACAAATGTATGCTTCTTGTGGGTCATTAGATGATGCAAAAAGATTGGTTTTCAATGATGGGGATGAGAAATGTGAGAGTGTGTATGCTTGGAATGGGTTGTTAAGAGGAAATGTCGTTTCGGGTTTGCGAAAATTTAGGGAATTATTGGAATTATATGGGAGAATGAGGGAAATTGGGGTTGAAATGAATGAATATAGTTATTCTTGTATGATTAAGGGTTTTGGTGGAAGTAAGGCATTTAAATTAGGGTTAAAGATTCATGGATTGTTGATAAAAAATGGGTTTATTGGGAGTGAAATTCTTAAGACAAGTTTGATTGATATGTATTTTAAATGTAGGAAGATTAAGCTTGCACGAATGATGTTCGATGAAATGTCTGAACGAGATGTTGTTGTTTGGGGGGCGATGGTGGCGGGTTTTGCTCATAATGGTATGCCTGGTGAGGCTATTTATTTTGTTAGGTGGATGATACAGGAAGGAATTGTACCGAATTCTGTCGTGCTTACGACTTTACTTCCTGTTATTGGGGAATTCGGGGCGTTGAAGTTGGGAAAGGAAGTTCATGGTTTTGTGTTTAAGATTCGGAGTTATTTGGATCATCCGTTTGTGAAGTCTGGTTTGATTGATATGTATTGTAAATGTGGGGATATGAATTCCGGGAGGAAGGTGTTTTACACCTCCCGGGATAGGACTACTGTGTCGTGGACTGCGCTTATTTCAGGTTATGTCTGTAATGGGAGACTTGATCAGGCTTTGAGGTCGATAATATGGATGCAACAAGAAGGGTTTAGGCCGGATGTTGTATCAGTTGCAACAGTTCTCCCAGTTTGCGCAGAATTAAGAGCATTACGAGAAGGAAAGGAGATTCACGGGTATTTGGTTAAGAACGGGTTTCTGCCTAATGTGTCGCTAATAACATCATTGATTGTGATGTACTCAAAATGTGGCGTTTTGCAGTACAGTCGTAGATTGTTCGACAAAATGGAGTTCAGAAACGTGATTTCGTGGACAGCTTTCATCACTTGCTGCATCCAAACCGGGTATTCATACGAAGCCCTGGAGGTATTCCGATCAATGCAGTTGGCCACGCACAGGGCAGATCATGTTACGATATCAAGTGTCTTAGGAATTTGCTGTGAATTTCAATTGTTGAAACTCGGAAAAGAAATCCACGGGCAAATCTTGAAAAAGGGCATTGAACGCGTTCCCTATATAGTAGCCGGACTAATGAAGTTCTATGGCCGATGTGGCTTGATCGAGAAGGCCAAGTCGTTATTTGATCTCTGCACAAACAAAGGGTCAATGACCCGGACAGCTATGATATGTGCTTATGGATATAATAACTATTTCACAGAAGCTCTTGCTGTATTTGATCAACTCGTGGATGATGGTGTGACCCCACATATAAACACCATTGACGAGGTTTTGACAGTTTGCGATCAAGCTGGTTTTGCTGATGAAGCGTGTAGAATAGCTCATCTCGTGACTGAAAGATATAAGATGAGCGTATCTAATGACCATTACTGTCTTATTGCTGGAATTCTAAGTCGTTCTGGTCGTGTTGAGGAGGCTGAAAGGTATATGCAATGGAGTTCAAGGTTGGAGTCATTAACTGGAGATAATCCGTGA